Proteins encoded within one genomic window of Legionella sp. PC997:
- a CDS encoding DUF4442 domain-containing protein, whose product MKLLTRFKLFLWKFSHFKVRMIGYLKPRLLQLTDNEIIICLPLNRRSRNHLNSMYFGALCVGADLAGGLHGFYHAAQKQLKVSLVFKSFQAQFLHRPESDVYFICREGAKVKAMIEEAKQTGARITQPIQIKAYTDFPDLKESVAEFVLELSLKVRP is encoded by the coding sequence ATGAAGCTATTAACTCGTTTTAAACTGTTTCTCTGGAAATTTAGCCATTTTAAAGTTCGCATGATCGGTTATTTAAAACCCCGGTTACTCCAATTGACCGATAATGAAATTATTATTTGCTTGCCTTTAAATCGACGGAGTCGTAACCATTTAAATTCAATGTACTTTGGTGCACTGTGTGTCGGGGCTGACTTAGCTGGGGGTTTACATGGTTTTTATCATGCGGCGCAAAAACAGCTTAAAGTTTCTCTTGTTTTTAAATCATTTCAAGCACAATTTTTACATCGTCCAGAATCGGATGTCTATTTTATTTGTCGTGAAGGGGCAAAAGTCAAAGCCATGATAGAAGAAGCGAAACAAACGGGAGCACGTATTACTCAGCCCATTCAGATTAAAGCCTATACAGATTTCCCTGACCTTAAAGAGTCTGTTGCAGAATTTGTTTTAGAATTGTCATTAAAAGTACGTCCCTAA
- a CDS encoding efflux RND transporter permease subunit, with the protein MRFTDIFIKRPVLATVISLMLLAMGLRSINSLPIMQYPFTQNAIVTVTTAYTGADPDVIAGFITTPLENSIAQANGIDYMTSVSSPSTSTITVNLLLNYDPLKALSDITTKVNAVLNQLPKNSQQPVITVSVGQTIDSMYIGFYSDELPINKITDYLIRVVQPKLQAVNGVQNAAILGDQTFALRAWLDPVKLAGYGISAAEVGTALANNDFISAVGRTDGQMFVQNLTASTDLNDVNQFKKMVIKAQNGAIIRLEDVAKVDLGAQNYNSSVSFDGRTAVYIGIVVAPSANLLTVIDDIKKVFPIIQEQLPQGLQGKIVYDASLFVNSSIHEVILSLLEAFFIVTVVIFIFLGSIRSVVIPMVTIPLSLIGAFWIMLILGYSINLLTLLALVLAIGLVVDDAIIVVENVQRHIEEGKTRYKAALLGARELANPIIAITVVLIAVYLPVGFMGGLTGALFTEFAFSLAGAVTISAVIALTLSPMMCSKFLKIGDGNTKGRLMTYIDNLFRKLEKSYERFLSATLNHLPVVIVFAVIILFSNYFLFITSDSELAPQEDLGIIIAQVTASANSSLAQTQLYANAVNEIFKKYPETDHVFQVDGFQGLNTSIIGMVLKPWEQRQRTSNQIQPLVQQELDKITGAKVAAFQLPSLPGGGSGLPIQFVINTTESFDKLNEVLQQILEKAYASGIFAYINPDLKIDQLQTKIKLDRDKISQFGLTMQDIGNVFGAALSEGYINYFNYTGRSYQVIPQVMRDNRLNADQILNYYIKTASGDSIPLSTVASLQRQIVPESLNHFQQLNSATISAVAFPGVSMGKALETFVNIAKEVLPQGYYIDYASQSRQFIQEGSNLIITFFFALIIIFLSLAALFESFRDPFIVLISVPMSICGAMIFVSLGIGEASLNIYSEVGLVTLIGLISKHGILIVQFANDLQANGQRKLDAIKAAATIRLRPILMTTSAMVLGVIPLIFATGAGAASRYNIGLVIAMGISIGTLFTLFVVPSMYLWLAEDHSKKVSVEHLDEEESLG; encoded by the coding sequence ATGCGGTTTACGGATATTTTTATTAAAAGACCTGTACTGGCTACAGTGATCAGTTTGATGCTTTTAGCAATGGGCTTACGCTCTATTAATTCATTGCCTATTATGCAGTATCCATTTACCCAAAATGCCATTGTCACGGTAACTACAGCCTATACTGGAGCTGACCCTGATGTGATTGCTGGTTTTATCACTACTCCATTAGAGAACTCTATTGCCCAAGCTAATGGTATTGATTATATGACCTCTGTTAGTTCTCCGAGCACCAGCACGATTACAGTAAATCTTTTATTGAATTATGACCCTCTAAAAGCGTTGTCCGATATCACTACCAAAGTGAATGCAGTATTGAATCAGCTTCCTAAAAATTCACAGCAACCAGTGATTACTGTGTCGGTGGGGCAAACCATTGATTCTATGTATATAGGGTTTTACAGTGATGAATTACCAATCAATAAAATTACCGATTATTTAATTCGTGTGGTGCAACCTAAACTCCAGGCAGTTAATGGCGTACAAAATGCAGCAATTCTGGGGGATCAAACTTTTGCTTTGCGTGCCTGGCTGGATCCGGTAAAGTTGGCCGGCTATGGCATTTCTGCTGCTGAAGTCGGTACGGCTCTTGCTAATAATGATTTTATTTCCGCAGTAGGTCGAACTGATGGCCAAATGTTCGTTCAAAACCTAACTGCGAGTACTGATTTAAATGATGTCAATCAATTCAAGAAGATGGTGATTAAAGCTCAAAATGGAGCAATCATTCGTTTGGAAGATGTGGCCAAAGTGGACCTAGGGGCACAAAATTATAATTCGTCGGTCAGCTTTGATGGGAGGACAGCAGTATACATTGGTATCGTGGTGGCACCCTCAGCAAACCTTTTAACCGTAATTGATGATATTAAAAAAGTATTTCCGATAATTCAGGAGCAATTACCACAAGGATTACAAGGAAAAATCGTATACGATGCAAGTTTATTCGTTAATTCCTCTATCCATGAAGTCATCTTGTCTTTATTAGAAGCATTTTTTATCGTCACTGTGGTTATTTTTATCTTTCTTGGTTCGATTCGGTCCGTTGTAATTCCAATGGTTACTATTCCCTTATCCCTAATTGGTGCCTTTTGGATTATGCTCATTCTGGGGTATTCAATTAACCTGCTCACTTTATTAGCTTTAGTACTTGCAATAGGCTTGGTAGTTGATGATGCGATTATTGTGGTAGAAAACGTGCAACGTCATATCGAGGAAGGAAAAACAAGGTATAAGGCGGCTTTATTGGGAGCACGAGAATTAGCAAATCCAATTATTGCAATTACAGTAGTTTTAATTGCAGTTTATTTGCCGGTAGGATTTATGGGTGGGTTGACAGGCGCTTTATTCACAGAGTTTGCGTTTTCACTGGCAGGCGCAGTTACTATTTCTGCTGTAATTGCATTAACTTTATCTCCAATGATGTGTTCTAAATTTCTTAAAATAGGAGACGGGAATACTAAAGGGCGCTTGATGACTTACATTGATAATCTCTTCAGAAAACTTGAGAAATCTTATGAGCGATTTTTATCAGCCACATTAAATCATCTTCCAGTAGTTATTGTCTTTGCAGTGATCATTCTTTTCAGTAATTATTTTCTTTTTATTACTTCGGATTCTGAGTTGGCGCCACAAGAAGATTTGGGAATTATCATTGCTCAGGTTACGGCTTCGGCCAATTCATCGTTAGCCCAAACACAGCTTTATGCCAATGCGGTAAATGAAATTTTTAAAAAATATCCTGAAACGGATCATGTTTTTCAAGTCGATGGATTTCAAGGTCTAAATACCTCCATTATTGGGATGGTTTTGAAACCTTGGGAACAACGTCAACGAACATCAAATCAGATACAGCCATTAGTACAACAAGAGCTCGATAAAATTACCGGTGCTAAAGTGGCTGCATTTCAACTTCCTTCATTACCAGGGGGAGGAAGCGGACTTCCAATTCAATTTGTTATAAATACGACTGAAAGCTTCGATAAGTTAAACGAGGTTCTACAACAAATTTTGGAGAAAGCTTATGCTTCAGGTATTTTTGCTTACATTAATCCGGATCTTAAAATCGATCAACTTCAAACAAAGATTAAATTAGATCGCGATAAAATTTCCCAGTTTGGTTTAACCATGCAAGACATTGGGAATGTGTTCGGGGCGGCGCTCAGTGAGGGATATATAAACTATTTTAATTATACAGGCCGTTCCTATCAAGTGATTCCACAAGTGATGAGGGACAATCGTTTAAATGCGGATCAAATATTAAATTATTATATTAAAACTGCCTCAGGAGACTCAATCCCGCTCTCTACTGTGGCCAGTTTGCAACGTCAAATTGTCCCTGAATCGTTAAATCATTTCCAACAACTCAATTCAGCAACAATTTCAGCCGTGGCTTTTCCCGGTGTATCAATGGGTAAGGCATTGGAAACTTTTGTAAATATTGCCAAAGAGGTTTTACCGCAGGGATATTACATAGATTATGCATCTCAATCACGACAATTTATTCAAGAAGGATCTAATCTGATCATCACTTTTTTCTTCGCGCTTATTATTATCTTTTTATCATTAGCCGCTTTATTTGAAAGTTTCCGTGATCCATTTATTGTTTTGATTAGTGTGCCCATGTCGATATGTGGGGCGATGATTTTTGTGAGTTTAGGAATAGGGGAAGCGAGCCTTAATATTTATAGCGAAGTGGGTTTGGTTACCTTAATTGGCCTTATCAGTAAGCATGGAATTTTAATTGTACAATTTGCCAATGATTTACAAGCCAATGGACAAAGAAAATTAGATGCGATTAAAGCGGCTGCGACAATACGTTTGCGTCCTATCCTAATGACCACCTCGGCCATGGTTTTGGGAGTCATTCCTTTAATTTTTGCTACAGGTGCTGGTGCTGCAAGCCGATATAACATTGGTTTAGTTATCGCAATGGGTATATCCATTGGTACTTTGTTTACTCTTTTTGTGGTTCCTTCAATGTATCTTTGGTTGGCAGAGGATCATTCAAAAAAAGTTTCAGTTGAACATTTAGATGAGGAAGAATCTTTAGGATGA
- a CDS encoding efflux RND transporter periplasmic adaptor subunit yields MKEFFLKKQMIIMLISVGVLFGLIFGWKAFGNYMRNQFFLQMKSPPVTVSTMKVEPSLWQPALKAVGSIRARLGVNVTTELAGMVQTIYFTPGSTVKEGTVLVQLNAGTELGLLHSLQAQVELAKITYKRDKAQYNVHAVSKQTVDADEWNLKNLQAQVAQQTATVEKKTIRAPFSGQLGINNINPGQYLNVGDAVTTLQSLDPIYVDFYLPQQVLGKLEVGQTVKVVTDTFPDKIFQGKITTIEPIVDSATRNVRVEATLPNPDLKLKPGMFTRVEVLTGEKQNYLTLPQSAITFNPYGDIVFLVKDSGKKDKNNQPILVVKQIFVTVGDTRGDQIAILKGLHPGDVVVTSGQLKLKNGSQIIINNKIQPSNEASPKVREK; encoded by the coding sequence ATGAAAGAATTTTTTTTGAAAAAACAAATGATCATTATGTTGATTTCCGTGGGGGTTCTTTTTGGGCTGATTTTTGGCTGGAAGGCGTTTGGTAATTACATGAGAAATCAATTTTTTCTGCAAATGAAATCCCCTCCAGTTACAGTGTCTACGATGAAAGTTGAGCCCTCATTGTGGCAGCCCGCCTTGAAGGCAGTGGGAAGTATACGAGCTCGTCTTGGTGTGAATGTCACTACAGAACTTGCAGGTATGGTACAAACGATTTATTTCACTCCAGGGTCAACGGTCAAAGAAGGCACAGTTTTGGTACAATTGAATGCGGGTACTGAACTGGGATTATTGCACTCATTACAGGCACAAGTTGAATTGGCAAAAATTACCTATAAACGCGATAAGGCTCAATATAATGTGCATGCAGTAAGTAAACAAACCGTAGATGCTGACGAGTGGAATCTGAAGAATTTACAGGCACAAGTTGCACAACAAACCGCTACAGTGGAAAAAAAGACAATACGTGCTCCTTTTTCTGGTCAATTAGGTATTAATAACATAAACCCAGGACAATATCTTAATGTAGGGGATGCAGTAACTACACTGCAGTCCTTAGATCCAATTTATGTGGATTTTTATTTACCCCAACAAGTCTTAGGGAAATTAGAAGTTGGACAAACAGTCAAAGTGGTGACTGATACATTTCCGGATAAAATTTTCCAAGGAAAAATTACTACCATCGAGCCTATTGTAGATAGTGCTACGCGGAATGTTCGGGTAGAGGCGACACTCCCTAATCCTGATTTGAAATTGAAACCGGGTATGTTTACTCGAGTCGAGGTTCTCACCGGTGAAAAACAAAACTATCTCACCTTACCGCAATCGGCGATTACCTTTAATCCTTATGGGGATATTGTGTTTCTGGTCAAAGACAGTGGTAAAAAAGACAAAAATAATCAACCAATTCTTGTTGTAAAACAAATTTTCGTGACTGTGGGAGACACCCGAGGGGATCAGATTGCCATTTTAAAAGGGTTACATCCAGGAGATGTTGTTGTGACCAGTGGCCAATTAAAGCTTAAGAACGGCAGCCAAATCATCATAAACAATAAAATACAGCCAAGTAATGAAGCATCCCCAAAGGTGCGTGAAAAATAA
- a CDS encoding DotI/IcmL/TraM family protein: MEALLPRILLWLILFISPLTLYAQNKEAISQWVKQILLNTLSLDYTYQASNDSELRKNYTANAWDALSNFLGNYLDVIRENQLTLHPIFITEPYVVEQGMALGVHFWRVNEVVSIPELKVTISFSLIVIEANPQPDGGGRLLIQSMDMIKKDNP, translated from the coding sequence ATGGAAGCTCTTTTGCCAAGGATCTTATTATGGCTCATACTTTTCATATCGCCCTTGACTCTTTATGCACAAAATAAGGAGGCAATTAGTCAATGGGTCAAACAAATCCTATTGAATACTTTATCCCTAGATTACACCTATCAAGCAAGTAATGATTCAGAGTTACGTAAAAATTATACTGCCAATGCCTGGGATGCGTTATCCAATTTCTTAGGCAATTATTTGGATGTCATTCGCGAGAACCAACTTACACTTCATCCTATTTTTATTACAGAACCTTACGTCGTAGAACAAGGTATGGCTCTGGGAGTCCATTTTTGGCGCGTTAATGAAGTTGTTTCAATTCCTGAATTAAAAGTTACAATTTCATTTTCGTTAATAGTGATTGAAGCCAATCCTCAACCCGATGGAGGTGGGCGTTTACTCATCCAGAGCATGGATATGATTAAAAAGGACAATCCATGA
- a CDS encoding SdhA → MIFEEYVKLLESFKQNQISKVLEQIDTKIFEILYSKHVSPRIIPYFPRYELCFMSDETVLEPGKLYIRELKGKIAYSVLTPDNQTIKDAVLEELDAPSPLKYTIAPMSRVVKPQAGFFYVRMVATGLEYTVIDPTGKLIVDVIKKEELKINLGSNFTPKDLEPFMPEILNITSKRNHTLPFTLDTLRARVLSATSRRGHTKWAPLTNYSLDPDNISQIKKLINALHYGRLTFLDLENIDVRDVKRSFTDLKLLYGKTVDLAYEASYLLTHLDVDLRDMFQEELSIILPLFSQIQVFAEKYAHENKSIVKALDPLPLAYKAGTVAGIAVDQMRPAGGDVDYNFLAQFSAVLPSYIDTLTNYIKQFSSEIKESEEKLNKEKLDELQNAALNLLNEIENLKGNSIFVSLKFLNYIHIIRNVITLSMSSLEQIGELSESSQDVLRDKLAQLKYNVLPGLFSLVDKIEDNTMLKPGTLSVPLMEKVKVLYEQLLYLPKKAIDFKTKGEELLEIEDYRFIELRLEMVYKRIDKANKALYKIQKAQDACKSFFELLNNPAYQNLRLYQLPPEVKQVLIKHYKLLKPYMNQLDIDLNELIISKLTGPEKEEWSSYIGKPLRFVRRQLPADHVSFVLAKKDALTDLITKDENSQLFHINLNKDLVDSVLKKANLALFPFREKTNVYSLDESIPLQVEQEKDKKSRLSKAEFQRVQDAYLRFAHIIKQQIKAKPECYEKTLDLSLLNDNLKAECQQLFKVFQPYLTSIILPEFNDTEKKKVFQPYLSSIITSEVKRSAKNLDRYLTALFAKQPVKDIPSTELFLGLDKNIQTFFDHINFEWFNKNEFQKILTAYSRFAQIIKKQIEEKPQLYGNNLLLTSLDESDKEQCRELYAIFQPFFKFAIPPHLRESAQSFENFLTALLANKPVEILEAPPPSLFLQLDKHVQDVFAKWQDKNQLYYDFAKGRFLEEKESTALRSKRAEDEKLHFKTVDGDNLLQNPEQLSADQALEVYQWYRNKHTKFLVVQNAYIQFITLLRKEIRTKPQIKGNMLLLNRLDPKVIDQCRNLYNIFQPFFICAAPPEMKKDVLKFDKYLIAILSNKKVAMKKAPSVRMFLDFDMQFQEFFAGITNKWNQKTQWFYNLAQKKFTLENNIAELKPAPKTGREHYVIQHTNYSKCIHEFRLSLLGVTQIFNTAMRDALTPHTSEKSKPKVMDISPTGILNQAMETVFPPSSLPFPEMEDKNKRLAQSRQVCALKDIFNSLFHLEGIVLELEKLNNQSAKSRYVYYLLKAYRHLNEIIKSSKRLAADPHLGFIARDLLAKAQDLYATFQEHSDAYQVNPEQVPYGSTTVQYNPLWYVLNAFYISPKHIRALKNTNFLTTEELNELHLRARKATSFIEGLINNSNSYFKLFLQTPRMIYLYQELTTKLNEFTSTSHDGIMDNLEKIQSTVITPMLLEADLWEDQLGLAPGTLSGPLRQITNEFFKGLLHPMDLKSKTRIALVCDEEPLNQRTNITRKKITNVTKFLKKIDKEYQDIENLYHWYRVVTATFEAFDLNAPYISKEDLDKAKIELHAAYKKALPKLTKLKLDKKVEIEPSQYPEDHKIDELCNFGLKAYDPHFTEVEALIVASHHYYLGLKATHQMRLDTLNEKLIYLQSLVPIQKDEKLTFIEQYTTETFNKNLEAMCNDQIGLQYTDTEYREELKAYLLKLKTEIITQSKTAEDIELSIKKLLRTEINKFEKKYCVDYYQLDEVLVALAQFKIYFKESRIAIKKGNSLFESKETLNQKSKRINDLNKIATNTNLEIPERLRQISSQVVKDPNFERVILSHQHANTFSFTYLKMCLISLLEALHLYTPTRQKLLNQINDAVKRPPEIAELTKRFGLFSSSQTTKEIEAKRYEAPAMPVNPP, encoded by the coding sequence ATGATATTTGAAGAATATGTAAAATTATTAGAGTCATTCAAACAAAACCAGATTTCTAAGGTACTGGAACAAATTGACACTAAAATTTTTGAAATTCTCTACAGCAAGCATGTTAGTCCTCGAATAATTCCTTATTTTCCTCGCTACGAACTTTGTTTCATGTCCGATGAAACCGTATTAGAACCCGGAAAGTTATATATTAGAGAACTCAAAGGAAAAATTGCTTATTCAGTTCTCACTCCAGACAACCAAACCATCAAAGATGCTGTTTTGGAAGAACTGGATGCGCCATCCCCTCTTAAATACACCATCGCTCCCATGAGCAGGGTGGTAAAACCGCAAGCAGGTTTTTTTTATGTCCGCATGGTTGCAACGGGTCTTGAATATACGGTCATAGACCCCACTGGTAAATTAATAGTTGATGTAATTAAAAAAGAAGAATTAAAAATTAATTTAGGCTCAAATTTTACCCCTAAAGATCTAGAGCCTTTTATGCCTGAAATTCTTAACATTACATCAAAAAGAAATCATACGCTTCCTTTTACCCTGGATACTTTAAGAGCGCGAGTACTGTCAGCGACTTCGAGAAGAGGCCATACGAAGTGGGCTCCCTTGACTAATTATTCTCTTGATCCGGATAATATTTCCCAAATTAAGAAACTAATCAACGCTCTTCATTATGGACGCCTGACTTTTTTAGATTTGGAAAATATCGATGTCAGAGACGTAAAACGAAGTTTTACGGATCTGAAATTACTCTACGGTAAAACAGTAGATCTGGCTTATGAAGCCAGTTACTTACTCACTCATTTAGATGTTGACCTAAGAGATATGTTTCAGGAAGAACTTTCAATTATTCTGCCTTTATTCAGTCAAATACAAGTTTTTGCAGAAAAATATGCTCACGAGAACAAATCAATCGTAAAAGCACTCGATCCCTTGCCGTTAGCGTACAAAGCAGGGACCGTGGCAGGAATTGCTGTAGATCAAATGCGTCCAGCCGGGGGGGATGTAGATTATAACTTCCTTGCTCAATTCAGTGCAGTGTTGCCGAGCTATATCGATACATTAACCAACTACATAAAACAATTTTCCTCTGAAATTAAAGAATCCGAAGAAAAACTAAATAAAGAAAAACTGGACGAATTACAAAATGCAGCACTTAATCTATTAAATGAGATTGAAAATTTAAAGGGAAACAGCATCTTTGTTTCACTTAAATTTTTAAATTACATTCATATCATTCGCAATGTAATTACTTTATCTATGAGCTCGTTAGAACAAATAGGCGAACTCAGTGAATCTTCCCAAGACGTTCTGCGTGATAAATTAGCCCAACTTAAATACAACGTATTACCTGGTTTATTTAGTTTGGTTGATAAAATTGAAGACAATACCATGCTTAAGCCAGGAACTTTGTCTGTTCCTTTAATGGAAAAAGTCAAAGTTCTTTATGAACAACTTCTTTATCTCCCTAAGAAAGCAATTGATTTTAAAACCAAAGGAGAAGAGTTACTTGAGATAGAAGATTATCGATTTATCGAATTAAGATTGGAAATGGTCTATAAAAGGATTGATAAAGCCAACAAAGCCTTATACAAAATTCAAAAAGCCCAGGATGCCTGTAAGAGTTTTTTTGAACTGCTAAATAATCCTGCTTATCAAAACCTTCGTTTATACCAACTCCCTCCTGAGGTAAAGCAAGTCCTTATAAAACACTATAAGCTTCTTAAACCTTATATGAATCAACTCGATATTGATTTAAATGAACTCATAATCTCGAAACTCACAGGACCTGAAAAAGAAGAGTGGTCCTCATATATAGGAAAGCCTTTACGTTTTGTAAGAAGACAACTTCCAGCAGACCATGTAAGTTTTGTTTTGGCAAAAAAAGACGCGTTGACCGATTTAATTACTAAAGATGAAAACAGCCAACTCTTTCATATTAATTTAAATAAAGACTTAGTTGATTCAGTACTTAAGAAAGCGAATTTAGCTTTATTCCCTTTTAGAGAAAAAACAAATGTATATTCTCTCGATGAATCAATACCATTACAGGTCGAACAAGAAAAGGATAAGAAATCCAGGCTCTCAAAAGCAGAGTTTCAACGAGTCCAGGATGCTTATTTGCGTTTTGCACACATCATTAAACAACAAATAAAAGCAAAGCCTGAATGCTATGAAAAAACTCTAGATTTAAGCTTATTAAATGATAACTTAAAAGCAGAATGCCAACAGTTATTTAAAGTATTTCAACCTTACTTAACTTCAATCATTCTGCCTGAATTTAATGACACAGAAAAAAAGAAAGTATTTCAACCTTATTTAAGTTCAATTATCACTTCTGAAGTTAAACGATCGGCAAAAAATCTTGACCGCTATTTAACGGCTTTATTTGCAAAACAGCCAGTCAAAGATATTCCATCTACGGAACTTTTTCTAGGACTCGATAAAAATATTCAAACCTTCTTCGATCATATTAATTTCGAATGGTTCAACAAAAATGAGTTTCAAAAAATCCTGACAGCATACTCTCGTTTTGCTCAGATAATAAAAAAACAGATCGAGGAAAAACCACAACTTTACGGTAATAACTTATTATTAACAAGCCTGGATGAGAGCGATAAAGAGCAGTGTCGGGAGTTATATGCAATCTTCCAACCGTTTTTCAAATTTGCCATTCCACCACATCTTCGAGAATCCGCTCAAAGTTTTGAGAATTTCTTAACTGCTTTACTAGCAAATAAACCCGTAGAAATTTTAGAAGCTCCCCCTCCGTCTTTATTTCTACAATTAGACAAGCACGTCCAAGATGTTTTTGCTAAATGGCAAGATAAAAATCAATTATATTATGATTTTGCAAAAGGAAGATTTCTTGAAGAAAAAGAATCAACCGCTCTGAGGAGCAAACGTGCTGAAGATGAAAAACTGCATTTTAAAACTGTTGATGGCGATAATTTACTGCAAAATCCTGAGCAACTCAGTGCGGACCAGGCGCTTGAAGTCTATCAATGGTATCGAAATAAGCACACCAAATTCCTGGTAGTTCAAAATGCTTATATTCAATTTATCACTCTGCTTAGAAAAGAAATCCGTACGAAGCCACAGATTAAAGGAAATATGTTACTCCTAAATCGTCTTGATCCCAAAGTAATCGATCAATGCCGTAATTTATATAACATTTTCCAACCCTTCTTTATTTGTGCCGCACCTCCTGAAATGAAAAAGGACGTTCTTAAGTTTGATAAGTATTTGATTGCAATCTTATCGAATAAAAAGGTCGCTATGAAGAAAGCACCATCTGTTAGAATGTTCTTGGATTTCGATATGCAATTTCAAGAATTCTTTGCAGGAATCACTAATAAATGGAACCAAAAAACCCAATGGTTTTATAATTTAGCACAGAAAAAATTTACTCTCGAAAACAATATAGCAGAACTTAAACCTGCCCCCAAAACAGGTAGAGAACACTACGTCATTCAGCATACTAACTACTCCAAGTGCATTCATGAATTTAGACTATCCCTGCTTGGGGTAACTCAAATATTTAATACAGCAATGCGAGATGCATTAACCCCTCATACTTCCGAAAAATCAAAACCGAAGGTCATGGATATTTCCCCCACCGGGATATTGAATCAAGCGATGGAAACTGTTTTTCCCCCTTCTTCATTGCCCTTTCCGGAGATGGAGGATAAAAACAAGAGATTAGCTCAAAGCCGACAAGTTTGTGCTTTAAAAGACATATTTAACAGTTTATTCCATTTAGAAGGAATTGTTCTTGAATTAGAAAAATTAAATAATCAAAGTGCTAAAAGCCGGTATGTTTATTATTTATTAAAAGCTTACCGCCATCTCAACGAAATCATTAAGTCATCCAAGCGATTAGCTGCTGATCCGCATTTAGGATTTATAGCTCGTGATTTACTTGCTAAAGCACAAGATCTTTATGCAACGTTCCAAGAGCACTCTGATGCCTACCAGGTTAATCCCGAGCAGGTACCCTATGGGTCAACAACTGTACAATACAATCCCCTCTGGTATGTTTTAAATGCCTTTTATATTAGCCCAAAGCATATTCGTGCTTTAAAAAATACCAATTTCTTAACCACCGAAGAACTTAATGAACTTCATCTACGAGCCAGAAAAGCAACTTCATTTATAGAAGGTCTCATCAATAATTCCAACTCATATTTTAAACTGTTCCTGCAAACTCCTCGTATGATTTACCTGTACCAGGAACTTACTACCAAACTCAATGAATTTACCAGTACTTCTCACGATGGAATTATGGATAATCTAGAGAAGATACAATCTACAGTAATTACCCCAATGCTTCTTGAAGCAGATCTTTGGGAAGACCAATTAGGACTCGCTCCAGGAACACTATCAGGTCCATTAAGACAAATTACTAATGAATTCTTTAAGGGCCTGTTACATCCAATGGATTTAAAATCCAAAACACGTATAGCTTTAGTGTGTGATGAAGAACCGCTGAACCAAAGGACTAACATAACAAGAAAAAAGATCACCAACGTAACAAAATTTCTTAAAAAAATAGATAAAGAATACCAAGATATAGAAAACCTATATCATTGGTACCGTGTAGTTACTGCCACATTCGAAGCCTTTGATCTGAATGCGCCATACATTTCTAAAGAAGATTTGGATAAAGCAAAAATTGAGTTGCATGCTGCTTATAAAAAAGCACTCCCAAAACTGACCAAACTAAAGTTGGATAAGAAGGTTGAAATTGAGCCAAGCCAATATCCAGAAGATCATAAAATTGATGAACTATGTAATTTCGGACTAAAAGCTTATGACCCTCATTTTACCGAAGTCGAGGCGTTAATTGTTGCAAGCCATCATTATTATCTAGGTCTAAAAGCAACACATCAAATGCGATTGGATACCTTAAATGAGAAATTAATTTATCTTCAGAGTTTAGTTCCAATCCAGAAAGATGAGAAACTGACTTTTATTGAACAATATACTACAGAAACGTTTAATAAAAACCTAGAAGCGATGTGCAACGATCAGATTGGCTTACAATATACTGATACGGAATACAGGGAAGAACTGAAAGCTTATTTACTTAAACTAAAAACCGAAATCATTACTCAGTCAAAAACTGCTGAAGATATTGAGCTAAGCATCAAAAAATTGTTGCGAACTGAAATCAATAAATTTGAGAAAAAGTACTGTGTGGACTATTATCAGCTTGATGAAGTACTCGTGGCTTTGGCTCAATTTAAAATTTATTTCAAAGAGTCCCGGATTGCGATTAAAAAGGGTAACTCTTTATTTGAAAGTAAAGAGACTTTAAATCAAAAATCAAAACGTATTAATGATTTAAATAAAATCGCTACGAATACCAACTTAGAAATTCCTGAGCGTTTACGACAAATAAGTTCTCAAGTAGTTAAAGATCCTAATTTTGAACGAGTTATCCTGTCCCATCAACATGCTAATACCTTTAGTTTTACCTACTTAAAAATGTGTCTGATCTCACTTTTGGAAGCATTACATTTATATACTCCAACCCGACAGAAACTTCTTAACCAGATCAATGATGCTGTAAAAAGGCCTCCTGAAATCGCAGAATTGACTAAGCGTTTTGGGTTATTTTCTTCATCACAAACCACTAAAGAAATTGAAGCAAAACGATATGAAGCACCCGCTATGCCAGTTAACCCTCCCTAA